The DNA sequence CAGAGGTAAATTCTTCATTTATTACGGATATATCAGCGTTTGTTAATGATATGAGGGTATTGACAAATGTAGTGAATGAGTTTGATCTTTATCATAACTTGCTTGACAAGAAACTTAAGAAGGATAAATTGCTGGCTATGATTCTATATAAGAATCTCTATCCTACAGATTTTTCTTTGTTGCATCAGAATAAGGGCGTGGTTTATGAGACATTTATATCTGCAGGAATATTAAAGAATGAAATCAAAAAAGATGATTGGAAACGATTAGAGGAGATAGACTTGGAGATACAAGCTATATCAGAAGAGTCTCTTCGGTCTATAGAAGAATTACGCGCTGTTATTGTTGGAAATTTATTAAAATTATGGCCAGGTGTGGGCTGGGAAATATATTGTAATGGCTACCAAACAAATATCAGTAGTTTATTTTCTGAAGAAAATATACAGCATATTCTTAAAGGAAAAATTTATTTTATAAGCAATGGTTTCAATTCTTCATCTAGGCAACCTAATCTTGATGAAATCAAATCTACTTTAGGGGAAAGTTATAAATATAGCGTAAGGAAAAAATACATTCAATCAGTTGCAAATAACAAAATAGAAAATCTTAGAGATGAGCGCAGGGCTTTTATGGATGAAATGGCAGCCATAGATAAATATACGCTTACAGATATTGCAAAATCAGATAGGGATATCTTTGAGCATGTGGACATACCAAAAGGTCAAGAAGAAAAATATAAAGTTCTCAAATATTTCTTAGAAAAGGGGTATATAGACGAAGAGTATTTCTTCTATATTTCAATATTCCAAGAAGGAAGACTAACACCTTCTGATCAGGAATTCCTTCTTTCTATCAAATTCAATACACCTAAAGAATTTGATTATAAGTTACAAGAAATACCTTCTCTTATCCAAAACCTATCTGTTGTAGATTATGACCATAAGGGAATATTAAACAAAGACCTGTTGAAATTCTGCTTACTGCATGAAGATGAATATGAGGATGAATGTGATGCTATTCTTAAACAAATGGTTGTTCATGAACAATATATAGATTTGCTGTATCAATTCATGCAAGAAGGCAATTGTGTACCGACCTTCATCAAGCGATTAGTCCATATTGATAAAAATGTTTGGAAATCATTAAATATGGATATGAATCATACTAATAAGGATAAAGACAGGGTTATATCCACGATGTTTAAGTATGCAGACATAAACGACATAAGATCTGTAAATACCTCATATCCATTCAATACTTATGTAAACGATAACTACAATTATCCTGATCTGTTTGAAGATATAGATCAAAAAAAGGTTCGGGAGCTTCTTGATTTGCTGGATTTAAATGTTCAATCGTTGAAAGATGACAGCAATGGTACAGACACATATTCTTATATATATGAGAACAATATGTATGCTCTAACATTGGATAATGTCAAGGTGATTTTTAAGCATAATGAATTGCCGGTAGATAATTTGGATTCAGCAATTTATACTTCTATAGAAGCGACAGAACTGAATGAACTTCAGGGATATGTTCATCAAGAATTACCAGCATTTGTGGATAATCTTATGCTTACTTCAAGCAACACCCATGAATCTTCTGATACAATAGTGTCTTTAATGGATGAAGATATTAAAGTGGACGATATTATTAAACTTATCAAGCATAATAATACTTTGTGGGATGATTGTAAGGGTATTTCAGATGAAAATATCGTAAGAAATTTGTTCTGGAAAAACAAAATTAAAATGACGATTAAAAATGTTAAACATTACTGCTCTTGCATAGGTACTTGGAAAATAGACAGTTCGCTTGTTGTATTCATGAATCTCAATGAGGAAAAGACCATGGAAGAATTTACAAAGCTTGTGCAAAGTAATGATGAACATGAAACAGAGTTGTTAGCAAGTGTTGTAAAGTCTGACAATATTAATGACAATATAGCTTTCTCCATATTTAATAACCATTGGCTAATAGATGTATGGAGTAAGGAACTGTCACAATTAAATGAAACCAGAGTAAGATATGTTGTAGATGAAGGCATCATTACTGTTTCTCCAAGTATTTATCAAGACATAATAAAAGGAAACCCAAAGCTGAGCAAATACCTCCTATGTAAGGATCCAGATAAAATTATATCAGAGTGGGATGAATTTGCTTTTAGCATAACTACAGTTGTTGAGATACTGAGTTGGGTAGAATATAAGAAATACCATAGCTTCATATTGGATAAAATTGAAACGGAAAGTGTTACGCCTATTATTGCTAATGCTTTACTGGCATATTTCAGCAAATCTGACAGTGAGTTTAACTTGTCTCTATATAAGGAAGCTATGGAAAAGTCAGACAATCCTGCTTTAAAGATTTTAGCTAGTACATGTTGTATTGCGAAAAGATTAATAGCTATGAATGAACTGGCTGGTATCTTTGCTAAGACAAAAGGTATATTTGAAGGACTTGAAAAGCAAGGAGAGGTTTATTCTATTTCTAAGCAAGTGGAAGGAGCACAGGATTTCATGGAAGCTCTACACCAGTCCAAATATATTGGTCAGGTAAAAGAGAAAGGTGATTATCTGACAGGAAAAGTTTTAAAACGTAAACCAAAGTAAAATGGAACCAAACAACACCCAACACAATTCCTTCCTCTGGCACCTCGATTTCGAGCCAGTCACCTGACACACCTTCTACGGAGAGCAATGTCCGCCATTTGTTACCGAAGAAAACAAGGAGGCATGGCGACGCTATCTGACAAAAGTCATCAAGAAGCATCTGAAGAAAGAGGTGATGAATACACCTGAGTTCAGAAATATTGAAATCCAGATAAGGGAAGAAAAGCTGTTGCGCTTGTATGAACTGGCAGGAGCTGTATTCTTTTGCTTCTAAGCAGGCGTTACTGGGGCTTTGCTTTGAGGATATTGAGAGATTGGGGGAGGAGTATCCTGAAAACTTACCTTCAATTGTCTTTACGACCCTTTCGGTTCCCCTTACAGGGGACAGAAACCCTTCTCGAAATGGGAAAGATGTAACCGCCCTACAGTGCTATATTTGCCCCACCTGTCCCTCCCCTGCGGGAGGGTCCTTAACCCACTCCCAAGCCCTCGCCCTTTCCAAAAGGGCAAGGGATGTAACCGCTCCTCCTCGTCGCTCGGAACCGCTACGCTCTAAGGTTGGCGGACCAAAGCGGTCTTCGCCATATTTTGCGGGATGGGACCGCCTAGGAATAGCAGTTTATAGTTTACAGTTAATAGTTATAGTTTACGATTGATTTCGTGGTTATTTGCTGATAACTTGCAGATTTCTTGTGATTTTCTTGGTGGTTTCGAAGAAAAAGCGTATTTTTGCGGCAGAAGTGTTAAATATAGAAGGAATTGATTATGAGAAGTATGAATAAAATGTCGGCGGAGGATATCGCTAAGCTTAAAGCGGTAGCTTTGTATGTCTTAGACAAATGTGGTGAAACGGATTTCATTCATTTGTTTAAGATTATCTATTTTGCGGAAAGGAATCTCTATGCAAAATATGGTCAACATTTAGTTAAGGATACTTTTATCGCCATGGAACACGGACCGGTTCCCTCTCATCTTTATGATGCCTTGAAATTAATGAATGGCAAGGGAAACAATAAGGATGTCAAAGCTATTAGCGATTCTTTGTTACCTGCTGGTGGGGAATGCGCTTGGTTTTTTGTGAAAGCTGGCGAAAAGCCTGACTTGGACGAATTGAGTAAAGCTGAGATAGAAGCGTTGGATGCTGCCATTGATAAATACAAAGATATGGATACCAAGACTTTGTCTGAGCTATCTCATGATTCTGCCTGGCATGAGGCATGGGATAAAAATCATAATGCTGTTATGACCTCTCTGAATATTGCAAAAGCAGGTGATGCTTCTAATGAGTTTTTAGAGTATCTCCAGGAACAGGAATTTATAGATTCTATTTTGGAGGCTTAGGCTATGGTGAACTTCAAAGAATTGCTGGGAAATAATAATCAGCTTCAAAACTTGCTCCTTGATACAGTTGAGGAGGGTGAAGTTTATCGTCTTTGCCTGACAAAAGAAGAAGGTATTATTCCTAAAAATAAAGGAGATGAAGGGAGAAAGAAGTTCTTTGTAGTTGTGGGTAAAGACCAAGAAGGAAATGCGATTGGTTTTGTACTTATCAACTCAGAAATCAATAAGCACCTTCCTGAAAGTAGAAGGAAATTGCACTATTTATTGAAGGCTTCTGAGTATGAGTTTTTGGGTGACCAAGATAGATTTGTCGATTGCTCTGATTTTAAAAGAATTTCAAAGGAACGATTTGCAGAATTGTTTTCAATAGATAAGATGAAGGGAAAAATTAATAAGAATGATTTGGTAGAAATAAAAAAGGCTATTTGTTCTTATGAGAATATTTCCATGAAGTTGTTGAAACGTTTTAGATTGATATAACTGGGAAATTTATTGTGATTTTCTTGGTGGTTTCGAGGGAAAAGCGTAGCTTTGGCGGCTGAATGTTGAACTAGAATAAATAGGAGGAAGAATATATGGATACAACAAAGTTAACAAGGGAAGAGGCTCTACGCCGTTGGAATGCTTCTAAGGAAAACAAACGTAAAATGGTGGAGAAACTGGAGAACTTGGTTCGCAAAAGCTGTCTGGAACGTACTGGTAAAGAACCAATAGGGGTAGAAGTATGGTAGTAGAAAATATGTAGTGTGTCATGCTTACCTTATATGCAAATGCTATCTTCTGTTTCTGCCAATGCATCTGATTCTGCTTTTGATATTTCTGATTTGAGAGGTTGGGCACTGCCTGGATTTTTCATGATGACTGATCCTATGACATTCCAGGAGTCTCCAAACTTCAGCAGGGTACGCCAGCGGTATTGGAATCCATCCTCAGAAAGATTCCAATCTTTTTCATTTCCCATATAGTGTGCAAATACTTTCATATCATTCTTTTTTATTCTTATGTTTGTGTTTACTTTTGTGTTTGCATTTGTGTCAGCAAATCGTATCCAACTGTTCCTTCACTTTTTCTTCTTCATTTGCACCCTTTGTTGATAATCTTAAGAGTTGGAGATGATATGATTTGAAGATGTGGTCCTTTAGGGCGTCACGACTACTTTGTACGGTTCCTTTATGGTGATAGGCATAACCATCGATTTCTATACCGAGTAATGGTTGCTTGGTAGCCCGATTTATGATCAGGAAATCTACATGGGTATTGAAATTGCCTGCATAAATTCTTTCTTCTTCACTCATTAAGTCTGTTTGCCTGAAGATTGAACGTAAAGGGATATGGCATAATACATGGAGACAGGAATACTTCCGGTCACTTTCAAGTATACTTTTGATCAGAGAATACGCAATGTTCTCAGAAGCATACTCTGAGATTTTCGGATGGCTTTCCAAGAATGCGATGCGCATATCTGTATATTGACTATAGAGATAGTCAAAGATAGAAAACACCTTGCTGTCTACGACCTTACAGTTATTGTAGTCAATATAATCAATTAAATCTTTGATGTTACTTGTCTTCTCTTGCTCATTGCCTGTTACCACTAGGTAGAATTTCTTCTTAGCTCTTGATACAGCTACATTTATGAGATGTGGATCATCAATGAAATCATTAATCTGATTGCTTACTACACTCATAATAATGACATCCTTCTCTCTTCCTTGGAACTTATGAACAGTACCCACTTCAATATCAGGTAACTGCTGGCGAATGGCATTCACCTGATTATTATAGGGGGTAATGATTCCTATTTCATCCAAGCAAATATCTTTCAGCTCAGGAATTACCTCTTGTTTGATGACTTCAATTTCTCTCAGATTGGTCATGTTTGCTGCATGGTTACCCTTTACTGTCTTATAAGCAGCAAGAACATTTTTGTTGGTCTCATCTTCCTTCATAATGAGAAGATTTCCACCATAAAACTTCTGGTTACAGAAGTTGATGATACGGGAATTGCAGCGATAATGTTCACGCAGTAAGGTTTGGGGTACATCCTTGATCATAATACTTACTGACTCCAGGAAACTATGATTAGCACTATCATAT is a window from the Segatella copri genome containing:
- a CDS encoding protein tyrosine phosphatase, producing the protein MDTTKLTREEALRRWNASKENKRKMVEKLENLVRKSCLERTGKEPIGVEVW
- a CDS encoding Panacea domain-containing protein translates to MRSMNKMSAEDIAKLKAVALYVLDKCGETDFIHLFKIIYFAERNLYAKYGQHLVKDTFIAMEHGPVPSHLYDALKLMNGKGNNKDVKAISDSLLPAGGECAWFFVKAGEKPDLDELSKAEIEALDAAIDKYKDMDTKTLSELSHDSAWHEAWDKNHNAVMTSLNIAKAGDASNEFLEYLQEQEFIDSILEA
- a CDS encoding type II toxin-antitoxin system PemK/MazF family toxin, yielding MVNFKELLGNNNQLQNLLLDTVEEGEVYRLCLTKEEGIIPKNKGDEGRKKFFVVVGKDQEGNAIGFVLINSEINKHLPESRRKLHYLLKASEYEFLGDQDRFVDCSDFKRISKERFAELFSIDKMKGKINKNDLVEIKKAICSYENISMKLLKRFRLI
- a CDS encoding YobI family P-loop NTPase; this translates as MTYKKYVLSCPVKATNIPESRFGRIERTSRKKRIFVVVCILLFVVANLCLFCQEQVTKYFLIPTEVLKSSFLFGLSICVFILGICVILFQLILFIKKISIKNLTLDKATLEFEEKKNVSIMNRYLDEILYLFQEKKYNVVIFEDIDRFENTHIFTKLRELNLILNQSEEIGRRIVFLYALKDDIFANAEERTKFFDYIVPVIPFVNASNSGDLFRRKITGLRIPEAEVNSSFITDISAFVNDMRVLTNVVNEFDLYHNLLDKKLKKDKLLAMILYKNLYPTDFSLLHQNKGVVYETFISAGILKNEIKKDDWKRLEEIDLEIQAISEESLRSIEELRAVIVGNLLKLWPGVGWEIYCNGYQTNISSLFSEENIQHILKGKIYFISNGFNSSSRQPNLDEIKSTLGESYKYSVRKKYIQSVANNKIENLRDERRAFMDEMAAIDKYTLTDIAKSDRDIFEHVDIPKGQEEKYKVLKYFLEKGYIDEEYFFYISIFQEGRLTPSDQEFLLSIKFNTPKEFDYKLQEIPSLIQNLSVVDYDHKGILNKDLLKFCLLHEDEYEDECDAILKQMVVHEQYIDLLYQFMQEGNCVPTFIKRLVHIDKNVWKSLNMDMNHTNKDKDRVISTMFKYADINDIRSVNTSYPFNTYVNDNYNYPDLFEDIDQKKVRELLDLLDLNVQSLKDDSNGTDTYSYIYENNMYALTLDNVKVIFKHNELPVDNLDSAIYTSIEATELNELQGYVHQELPAFVDNLMLTSSNTHESSDTIVSLMDEDIKVDDIIKLIKHNNTLWDDCKGISDENIVRNLFWKNKIKMTIKNVKHYCSCIGTWKIDSSLVVFMNLNEEKTMEEFTKLVQSNDEHETELLASVVKSDNINDNIAFSIFNNHWLIDVWSKELSQLNETRVRYVVDEGIITVSPSIYQDIIKGNPKLSKYLLCKDPDKIISEWDEFAFSITTVVEILSWVEYKKYHSFILDKIETESVTPIIANALLAYFSKSDSEFNLSLYKEAMEKSDNPALKILASTCCIAKRLIAMNELAGIFAKTKGIFEGLEKQGEVYSISKQVEGAQDFMEALHQSKYIGQVKEKGDYLTGKVLKRKPK